A stretch of DNA from Hydra vulgaris chromosome 03, alternate assembly HydraT2T_AEP:
TCTTCCAGTCATCACAAAACCAGTCGGTTCCAATATGAAAACATTGTCACAATGGTGGCTAAATATTTCATGAAATCCTTTAGGTTCCAATATTGTGTTGTTGGTTTTCAACTCCTTCTCGATTCTTCCAAATAAGCAACCATTTTGTGCACTCTCAGTTGCATTAAAAGgacaaatttatcttttattgagCATACTCGTAGCTGATTTCTTAGGCTTTCAAGTTGTACAGGTATCACAAGCAGGCGAGGAAAATCCTATATTGAACTCTTGTCTAAATCCTACTGAAAAAACTATATCCAACTTTTAGGTTTGCAGCTGAGATGGTTGAATTGTAGATTTTGCATAAATtggtttttcaatttaattggCAAATATAATCTTACACTTTTCTTTCTCCAACGGTGGCTTTCTGTTGCTTGtagttttttgataaattgatGAACACTCATTTTTCGAGATTCGTTCTTGTTACCTATACAATCCCACCACATCCTCGATTTTCAACATGACGTTTAATTACACCATTTAGGCGGTTTCTACCGATTGAATGAATGATTTTAAGAAAGACACTTTGACAGACGcaatttgttttaatgaaatagTTAGTTGAGTAAGTCTTGTTAAATACCCTTTGGTAAGATCTCGTCCGCATTCTTTTGGCAATGGTCACTTTGACATTTAGTAGAATGTGGTTGTCCTGCTGCACCTTATAATTTGCTTTGAAAAGCTCACGACAGAATGACAAAATACCATCACGGCAAACAAGTGAACATTCAAAAGCAAAGCATTTCTTGGCATTCTGACCCACGGGAGTAGATTTTGTATTTGGTTGCTTTTTGACTTCATGTTTATGTTTACGTGTAGATGTTATATCAATCAAATTCTCATTCACATTCACTTGGtgctaacaaaaaaatatatattaataaaacactataaaatataatttaataaaaacatttttataatcaagTTAGAGTAATGGTGAGGTTAAGAGTGGGGATGGTTTGATTAGAGTAAGTTACTACTGTTTGCTTAGGATTGAGTTAAGGTTTGGTTAGGGTTACATCAGGATTTGCTTGTCATGTTAGGGTTTGATTAGGGTTATGTTACAATAATATTATCCCTGAGCAGTTTACTGTAAAGTCCAAGATGCAATTATTATAGAGGGGACCGAGGAGGTGGGGaggaaaaaacttttctatCAGTTTAGTCATAGTTCTCTGCTACATCGCATTTTTTGGCTCTAAAAACTGCTAAGGCTCGCACTCTGCGTGTTTATACTGCGAAGTTTATAGTAATGTAAACTATTTAGGTTAGATTTGCGCCCATGGCAGGATATAACCACCTTGCAAATTGGGGCGAGATAGCCCATAGCAAAAAAATCAAGGGGCGAAAATATCATTGGGCGAAATGACCAAGGGGTGGACTGACCCTGTACCTTTACAATGCTATAAGCAAGGTTAGTGTAAGCAAGATTAGTGTAAGCAAGATTAGTGTAtgatactatttattttatatcatgaCAAAAGTTATATACCTTCTCAATTTTGCTTTTAACCAATTTCCACCAGTACTTTTCCGTTTTTTGGACCCTTGATTCGCTGCAAATACTTTCACACCCTCATTATCAACATCATTGATATCAGCATTTGCAATGTGCGCcgccattttaaaagttgttatagTTGACTGTGTTGCTATATTTTGCAAACTGACGTAATAATAATGCGTTGTGATTGGTCAATACTTGTTTGCAATCTGTCTGGTTTTGCATGTCTAAAAATGGAATCGAGGTAAGAACTTATCAAATTCAGCAGAAATCAACGGTTTTCATCACGCTTTATCACAAGGTCCTGTCTGATAATGCACGTCTGACCTATTTGAAGATGTGTACAATGCTTGGGGTACTAAATGCACGTAAAGTTTTAGGAGTGGACTGATTTTGCAGGTTCACACCTcatatattagaaataataaaggtCCTAACATTAATCCCTGTGGGACTCCGCAAACAATATCAAAAGCTCATGACTCCTCCAGGACAACAaactgttttctattaaaaagataatgcCTTTAATGCCGTACTGCTTTAACTTTGAAAGTAAAATTCAGTGATCAACAGTATCGAATGTCTTTGAAAACCAGATATTCATCCATTTATCAGTACTAAAATTGCATGCTGGTTGTAGTTGGTTGCTGCCGATGTTCTGGTAATAAAATAGATGCCAGTAATgctataatttcttttaaattccaTCTAGCATTACTAATATTTGGAAGAGTCTTAAAATTACTCtttgcaaaatcttttttttctcgCTTAATATCCGTAATGATGCTCTAGCTGATGATTGACGTTGactgtttgaaatttttaaccaagacataaaattttgtatcagttcatcaacaaaaaaaaagatttatatttggTGACAATGTTTTGCctccaaaaaattttatccGCGATATGCTTCAATGACAAATCTAACATATGATGCTGGCAACCAATTTACTGTAGAACTTCTAAATTCCTGGctataaactcttttttttaaatatgctacAACAACACCTTTTGCTCCAATATTTGTGTTTGTTGTGTCACAAATAATCACTTTTATTATTTCCCATATATCAAATTCGTTTAACAAATTAGTCAATGCAGAAACAATTGCTTTGGTTTTGCCATCCTCTAAAAGTAAGGCTGCCAACTTTATTTCCTgatcattgttttttaatactacAACTTGCATTTCTTTCTGTTTAATCTTCTTGCCATTAAAATGTATTGtccataaagatttttttacaattttctttaattcttttttgattCTATCAGCTTCTTTCATAACTGCTTTGTAAATACCTGCCCGTGTTGAAGTTGCAATATTATTATCTTCTTCTGACAACCGATTACATACTTTTTTGCTCTGGTGTGTACTTAGCTTTACATTCTTTACTATAGAAACAGCTGAAGcagttgaaacttttttattttcttttagatCTACTGAAATTACTAGTAGATAGGGCAAAATCATTGCCAGTCTCTCTTTTACTGTTACCAGAGTCAGAGTCAGTGATTTCTATTTGATGCATGGTTTTCTCATGAATGCATGGCTgacaaaaattactttatttttgataCATTTAGATGCATAATTGGGAATAATTTCTGAAGTAACATGCCCTACTTTTCCATTACTTTCAACTTGcactttgtaaaaatttttttttcagtactCAGCCATACACCTTTTTTACTTGTAATACcaaataatatttcattataaTAGCTAATACTGATTATCTGTGCCTTCTAATCTCTGTggtatttattcattaaattttcaacttttcttGAAACTATTATCGCTGGAAAATTCAGTTTggtttataatgaaattaattcaCAGGCGATTACTATGCATCTTCCAAAAACAGATTTCTATAAAGAGGCCAAGTAAGTGAACCTCACTAAAACAAATAGTGCATTTGGAATTCTGCTTGTCAATTGCTTCttcaatttaaatgattttctgtTCTTTTTGCTTTTGCTTTCTCAAAATGAACGAAATTGCTTTGCCgaattttcttgtttttgtttatgataCCACTGCTTATTTTATACATCCCTACCTAAAAAGGGGCTGAGAGACTATAACATCCCTCAAAAGGAGGTCACTCCGCAAAGTCCGTAAAAATTACCgtaaatttatcaaaacacGGCCAAGAATTTTTGCGCTTGATATTTTTACGTCAGTGGGTTGGTAATggaaatgaattaaaaaacctaaaaaggtttaaataataaaatattctttataattttaaacgttactttataaaaaatgtacttacaaattaaaaaataactttaacaagGTTTTGTATAACgaaagaaaaactgaaaattactaaattaagtGATATGAAAAGTAAACAAGTTAGTTTTGAAAAAGTGATCTATGCGGgacatttttaaaaccaatcatcaagttatatataatttcacagtccctaaaaaaagtttcatttcttaattaaggccattaaaaaaaaattgaaaattttaaattacacaataaaatttataaatctaaaaaagacttttattctttctattttttataaatattttacatcgTAGTTGAGAGAAGTAATAGCTAGAAGTATGTTATACACGGTTGAGAGACTAAAACATCCCTCAAAAGGAGGTCACTCCGCAAAGTCCGTAAAAATTACCgtaaatttatcaaaacacGGCCAAGAATTTTTGCGCTTGATATTTTTACGTCAGTGGGTTGGTAATGGAAATGAATTTTCCAAGTTTGATAAAACTATATTGAGTTTTGTGAAACGAAGgttttaaatgttaatgttAGATTTTTTGCTGCGTATTTTGCTAAAAGATTTCTACCTCTAGTCCAATTTGCATCTACGATGCAAATTGGACTAGAGGTAGACCTAAACCCGAATTCTAGTACTAGTATGATCCAGTTGTTTTGGCGAAACCGATAATTAGACTAAAAGGTTTCTGCcagaaatagttttttgtaatactgcgcagacaattttttaaaaataaagttaataacaatTGAAAGTTAATAACTATTGAGATGTTCCTTCTGGTATTAATATTTAGCAGATTGTTTCTAATGTCAAATCTTAAATACAAATACTAGAAAGTgtcaacattttaaagtaataatcaTGCCCTGTAGCCAGGGAATCGACTATGATCACTAGACTCATTTGGTATTTCCACACTCCAACTTTGTTGTCATCTTCATTCCACTGTTGAAAATTACCCAGTACCGTCTTCTTTCTCCGTTACCGCATACATCCCCGTAAAACAGTAAGTATTAAGGTAAAATATCTGATTTGTGagaattaaatcaaataattcaTTTCTTAAACATACTTTTCGCGGGTTAGTAAAAACCAAAACTGCTGCTCCCATTTCACGGAGAActcaacttttaaaatcttgtaATGTTGTTGAGCGCTTTTCTAACGCTACGAATACAAAGATTGTAATCTTTTTGAtggtttaaattttaacatttcaaaaaaaatcaggGGTAGTAGTAGCAGAAGACTCATAGAAAATTGGCAATATCAGATCAACGAAAGAAAAAGATTGATAAGAAAAATATAGAtcttttaaatgtcattttgtaaaaatataaatataaaataataccaTATAAAAAATGCCATGTAAAACAATATGTAAAATACTTACCGAATGTTGGagacttttatttatatattttaatttatttgggTTCCCCCAGTTCTTTTCTAACTGGAATTCTGTTTTCCTTTTTAATGGcatttgaaaatttctttaagaCCTTTGCCAAATCTTCGCAAACTTCACTGGTATTAATAGTTGATTCATCGACATCatatgttaagttttttatctGATTTAACATATCGCGAATGTGTGAAAAAGTTGAAGTTGTTATAAGGGTTTTTTTCATCGAGTCATCAAGTTCGGTAGACGAACGCTCTCCGTATGACATTGGTTCATCGGCGATTTTACTTGGTGGGTTAATTGGAATGTATACAGTATTCTCACCATCATTATCTAGAGTCAGGAAAGGAGAATTTCTATATAATGATGACAAAGAATTCCATGACCATGTTTCAGGAAATCTTTTAAATACCAGGAAAAAATGCTTGCATAAATATGCAGATTCACGCCAACTTATGCAAGAACATTTCGGCATCAATTTATCACTTCCAAAATCTACAGTATAACTTTTATGATTACCTGAGAAACTGTTTACCGTAAATACTCCGTGACGTTTAGCCACGCTCCAGTCATCTTAGAGTCATTAGCAAGCGCAATCTTCTCTAAAcagtttttgataaaatcatgTGGTCTGTTGATTAGATATTCAGGAACAGTTGTATTATAGAGTTTATAGCTGGAGTGCATTTAAAGGTTTGCTTCTTTAtagctaaataaattaattaggtatgtgtgtaaaaatttcaaaccatttatttattcaagttttatatatgGTTCGAAAGAGCTTcaaatttgcaataaaatggtgaaaacattatgaaaaaagaatcattacaaaaaaagttatgctcatttaagtaacattattttttatgaaggatTGCTTAAGAAAAATGCAACTTACGTATAAAACTCGCGTTCGGCTAACGGCAGCTTTGTAATAGAATCATTGTTAATTTGCGCTTGATTTTGCATAGTGAAATGTGCAAAACGATTAAAAAACGgaattaaaaaagtttcgaatttaagtaacaaaatatttttaatggttaaaacgtaatagtatatatatatatatatatatatatatatatatatatatatatatatatatatatatatatatatatatatatatatatatatatatatatatatatatatatatatatatatatatatatatatatatatatatatatatatatatatatatatatatatatatatatatatatatatatatatatatatatatatatatatatatatatatatatggttaagggtatatatatttactttattaaatatgcACCAAGGCTAGGATTTCTATAGTGTATCTTTAAATGCATTTAGGTGatctttaaatacattaaaagcctttgtgtttttgctttatttttatcgTTACTAATGAATTTCAATGAaagatatatatacaaaaaagatatatatatatatacatatataacatcGGAAAAGGCGTGATATTTCAGTGGGGGCCGgagtacaaaaaaataatcataaaacaCCAAATAGTTCAACTAAAAACCTACAAAAATATATCCATCTAAACaatggagggggggggggttgtcCACCACGGCTCTCCTTCATTTTCCCTTCCGTAGCCCTTATATCTAtctaactatatataaattccAACAAAccgcaaaaaataaaagtaatttttttaaaaacatacttcattaacaaaaaatttagactataataatgattttcttttttgcttagtaatgtttttaacagaATTGTGGCTTTGAAGAAAGCCTAGTTTTTGAAGCAAACAAAACTGTGTCATCAATAGCTAGAAAGATTCGATTCTTTAGTACGCAAAGAAACCACATCCAAtgatatctaaaataaagtaaaccCCTAAATTAATATCGCTATACCTATTTATGATGCCTTATGTCgcggataataaataaatatataactgttATTATTGCATTAATTAACATAATCAATCTCTAACAAAATATGAACCGGTTTAATCTTGATATGAAAAAGATCAACATCCATCGAAGCAATCGTGTGGTTTTCATCATGTTGCGTAACCTTCCAATGATACataagataaaatatatcagatatataaaatttaaaaaaaaattaaggctAACAATTAActaatgtataataaattaacatGTAACTGTTATTactgaattaataaatataatcttgAGGTCTTTAAGATAAACATCTACAGTAGCAAGCTGCCATCATAGTTAAAACCTTGcaataaaagataaatgaaattatattagaTATTTAGCACAATAACTGAAAAACCCATTACAAATTAGAGAAGATGAGAATGATTTCCgaacttaaaaaagaattaaaaatcacttaacTCCTGATACACAACACATTTCCCATTACCAAACAGAAAAATCGATAGAAGTAGACCCTTCAATACTTTTTAACCTGAAATATAATAGATTTGATTATAAGTTATAATGAAAAGAAAGTTATATTGTGTTAGCGTAACTATCTGGTAATGGCATATGCCATTTGCATAGAGTGTACtgatttattataactaaacacTTACATCTCTCAATCCATGCAAGCAAAAGTCTGTCTTTCTGGGTAGAAACAATGTATAGCCATCATTATGATTAACATTAATTGTCATGAGCCAGGCAATTTGCTTATGTCAAATAGTAAATGAGCTTTGGTTTCCCATAGCTCGTTGCAACCAGGTCAACCCTGGTTGTTGGATATCGGTAACTAACCGACTACCTAAAATTACatttctatatacatatatgtatatacatatatgtatacataaaaagaaattaaataattataaatcttttcattatcttaaaaaaagggGAGGGTAGAGAATATGAAATACATTAGGCactgtaaaatttattataaaaaataaagattaaccTACTATCTGTAAATAATATCTATTAATGCAAGTTTATAAAacatactattatttaaaataacatataccTTATTACACATTTCTATTATGTTATCACCATATCACCACTTATTATGTCTGCAGAAAGTTGATATTTGCTCACATCATACTCAACACCATCATCATTTTCATTCTCTTTTGGTTTCCaataagaaactatatatacatcacttttcttttttttaatgccaacaATTCTGCCATAATATACATCCTGGGTGTTAGTGGCATTATCGAACCACATGTGGCAAATACTTCTTCCAATAGAAGCTCCAATAAGAATTTCTTCGATATCTGAGGCCTCATTATTTTCTAGGTCAGGAAACATTTCTTTTACCTGATCAGGCatgcagttttttaatattttttctacatttttgcgttctttgttttcttttttctgaattttatcTGCTATTCGTTTTATCAATTCTAACTTCAGGTCATTATGACATTGCATATTTGTAAACCGCTTTTTTCTGGCATTAGAGATAACCCATAATATCAACTTGTTTTGAATATCATTTGGCTTTTTGCATAGCAGtgcagttgttttatttttgcaagcacgaagttttgaagaaagaaaacaaagagtggCATTTGGAGCTTTGTGCTTTGCAGCGCTAAACATACCCATAAGTTCTTCTGAATCAATGTTGTGAAGCCTAGCTGACTTAGTCTGGTCTTTAAGGTGATCATTAGAACTCATTTCAAATTGCCGCTTGTACTGCCTGTCAATGACGCTAATAACTGCATTAAGGCAGTCAGCTAATGCTTTACTCATTTCATCAGTTACTGGGCAAAAGCTGATTATTGAATCAAAAACTACATCTTCAATATCATTACCAAAGAAAtcagttttttgtttaagtagAGATAAAGGATTCTTGCTGCTCTCAATAAGAGTGTTCCGAACATCTTTTACTATCTGAATGCCAGATATGTAGTCAAGTCCCGTACCTGgtgcaatataaaattttgtcatcCAAGGACCAGAAAGTAGTTTTCCAATTAAAGCTAAAACACACAACTCACGGACACCTAAGGTGAAAAAGTGAATTAGCAACAAAGAATAATCTTTGTTTATAATAGTCTTTACTCCCCGTTAATCTTGCAAGTGCCATTACtatttgtaatttgtatttGTAACTATATTTGTAACTAATTCTATACCCTATAATATTGTGTAGCACTTTATCAAATGAACTGAACaggtataaaaaagaaaaaaaatacctgTTTCAGATGTAAAGTCTTGAAATAAACTATTTCGCAGACCTCCGCATAACGCCAAGCCAGAACACAGAAATATCTTCAATATGGCATAGTGATGGATTAAAATACCACGTGTGAAAAAGCATATGTAGTCTGTTGCCTCTATAGCGTGGTAGCAATCCTCTGGGCAACTCGTG
This window harbors:
- the LOC136078144 gene encoding uncharacterized protein LOC136078144; protein product: MTKFYIAPGTGLDYISGIQIVKDVRNTLIESSKNPLSLLKQKTDFFGNDIEDVVFDSIISFCPVTDEMSKALADCLNAVISVIDRQYKRQFEMSSNDHLKDQTKSARLHNIDSEELMGMFSAAKHKAPNATLCFLSSKLRACKNKTTALLCKKPNDIQNKLILWVISNARKKRFTNMQCHNDLKLELIKRIADKIQKKENKERKNVEKILKNCMPDQVKEMFPDLENNEASDIEEILIGASIGRSICHMWFDNATNTQDVYYGRIVGIKKKKSDVYIVSYWKPKENENDDGVEYDVSKYQLSADIISGDMVIT